The genomic interval CGCAATTTGCCGTGGGAACAGACGTCACGGCCGCAGCACGCAGGCAAGCATCGCCCATGTCCACCAAACTTTTCGAACTTCTTCTGCAAGCTTCGATCTACACGGTCACGATCAGCGTGGTTTCAATTCTGATCGGCTTTGCGATCGCGATCATTGTTTCCGCCATGCTCCTTTCGCGGCAACGGCTTTTCGTGTTGCCGGGGAAGATTTTCATTAGCTTCTTTCGCGGCGTGCCGCTGCTGGTGCAGCTGTTACTGATCTATAACCTTCTGCCGGTGATCGGCATCAACGTGCCGAGTATCGTTGCGGCCATCGTTGGCCTTTCGCTGTGCACGGCTGCCTATCAGGCTGAAAATCTGCGCGGCGGTTTTGCCAGCGTCCCCTCGGGCCTTGTCGAGTCCGCCGAGATGGTCGGTCTCACGCCCATGCAGATTTTCCGCCGGATCAAGGCGCCAATCGCTCTGCGGCTGACCTTTCCGGCGCTCGTCAACGAAGCGATCCTTATTTTGAAGGCTTCTTCGCTGGTCTCCGTTGTCGGGATCGTCGAGCTGACGCGCATGGCCCAAGACCTTGCCGGCAGCACCTTTCTGCCGCTCGAAATCTTCGCTTCCGCCGGTCTGATCTACCTCGCCATCAATTGGATCGTAGCACTTGCCGGCGGTCTGATCGAACGATCCCTGCCGGGAGTACCGCGATGACGTTCGATATCAATGTGATTTTCAGCCATTTGCCGGAGATCGCCAGCGGTGCCTTCGTGACAATCGTTATCTGGATCGTCGCCGCTCTTGCCGCTGCCGTTCTGGGTTTCCTTGTCGCTGTCGCGCGGCGTTTTGGCGGGGTGCTCTTGGACAGGGCGTTCGGCATTGTCATCGCAGTGCTGCGCGGCACGCCCTTCCTCATTCAGATATTCCTCGTCTACTACGGGGGCCCCTTCATCGGATTGTCGCTCAATCCGATCCCGGCAGGCGTCGTTGGCCTGTCCATCTACGGCGCGGCCTATTTCAGCGAGATATTCCGCTCGGGCTTTGCCGCCGTCCCGAAGGGGCATATCGAAGCGGGTCTATGCGTTGGCCTGACACACACGCAAATCGTCAGGCGCATATTGCTGCCTGAGATGACCATGCTGGTGCTGCCGCCATCGCTCAACATGACGATCATCCTCATGAAGGAGACGGCCGTGTTGTCGATCATCACCGTGCCGGAACTGACGGCAACACTGAGCGCCATCGGATCGCAGCAATATGCATTTGTCGAAGCGCTTTTTGTCCTCGCCCTCTTCTACTGGGCGCTGGTCGAAATCACCGGCTGGCTCGGTCGTCTCGCCGAAACGAAACTCACCAGATTCAGGTTTTTCAACATATGAGTGTTCCCGCGATAGCAGTCAAAAATCTTGTCAAGACGTTTGGCGATTCCACCGTACTGAACGGTATCGATCTTGATATCGCGCAGGGACAGGTTTCCTGCGTGATCGGTCCGTCGGGATCCGGCAAGAGCACGCTGCTGCGCTGCATGGCGTTTCTGGAAGAATCTACAAAGGGGACCATTGCCGTCAATGGCGAGGTGCTCGGCTTTGCGGAAAATGCGAATGGCGTAAGGGAGCGGCTGCCGGCTGCCGCCAATCGGCGGATTCGCGCCCAGATCGGCATGGTTTTTCAGCAGTTCAACCTCTGGCCGCACATGACCGCGCTCGGCAACGTCAGCGAGGCGCTGAAGACGGTTCACAAAACGAACCGCAAGGACGCAGAGGAGCGGGCAATGGCTCAACTCGCCAAGGTCGGTCTCGAGGGTCGGGCAAACCACTATCCGTCACAGCTCTCGGGAGGACAGCAGCAGCGTGTTGCTATCGCGCGGGCCCTGGCTCTCAACCCGAAGATCATGCTCTTTGACGAACCAACCTCATCACTCGATCCCGAACTGACTGGCGAAGTGCTGAACGTCATGCGCGATCTCGCCGCCGAAGGCATGACAATGGTCGTCGTTTCCCACGAGATCGGGTTTGCCGCAACGGTCGGCCAGCAGATCATCTTTCTCGATCACGGCAAGGTGCTGTTCACCGGTTCGCCCCAAGAGGTTTTCAAGCGACCGAGAAACCCGCGCCTCGAGCAGTTTCTTGATACCTATATCGATCGCGGAGCCTCGATGTTGCTGTGATGCGCGTCGTTACTTGATCCGTCCAAACGGTTTGGTTCTGTAGGTTTGTCCCCGTGGAGATCCCGATATGGCTGCGCGCCGTGCCATTGCGAAGCACATCTGACGGCATGGTTGCGTACTCATAGGTCTTCGCTAACGCAACGCCTTCAGCATTCCCTAAATCCTTCCGGGTAAAAGACGGCTATCCAGTTCTGGGGAAACGGCTGGTGAGCATATCGAGTCTTGCAGGCACTGCTCTTTTGGGAATGCGGGCACAGACGACACGGATCAGCGCGATCGCCAGCAACGTCGCAAACAGCAGCACCCCTGGTTATAACAGGCTGAACACCAGCCTCACCTCTGTTGCCTCAGGCAGCGTAGAGGCCATCGACGGTCCGACGGACTCGGATGTCGATCCGGCCACCGAACTCACCGACCTGATCGAAGCCGAGCAAAGCTACAAGGCAAACGCCATGTTCTTCGAGACCGGCGCCGACATCTGGGAAATGCTGATGAGCATCAAGCGCGACTAGGCAACCCTCAAAGCCATGGCGCTATTCGTTACTCTATTTTTATCATCCACGTGCCGATCCGCCTGTTGGGATCGGCCAATGGAGCATTCCCCATCAGCCTAAAGGGGGACGGTTATCAGGAATGTGCCGGCTCGCTCTGACGCTGCGCGGCAAGGGCCGCGAGATCGGCAGGTTTCAGCTCGACGGATTCGCCGCAGCCGCAGGCCGATGTCTGGTTCGGATTGGTGAAGGTGAAGCCGGAGCGGAGCGTCGTCTGCTCGAAGCCCATTTCTGTGCCGAGAAGATAGAGCACGGCTGAGGGTTCGACCCAGACCTTGGCGCCGTCGCGCTCGATCAGATCGTCCTTGGCATTCGGCTCGGTCACCAGGTCGATGGTATATTCCATCCCGGCGCAGCCGCCCTTCTTGATGCCAACGCGAACGCCCTTCGCCTCCGGGCCGGAGTTTTCGACGATCGCCTTGACGCGGGCCGCAGCCCCGTCCGTCATGCTCATCACTGCAAAGCCCATCGGCTCCATCTCCTTCCACAACCGGGGTCAAGATCCGGTGCTTCATGAATCAAATGTAGTCGCCCGAGGTAATCGGATCAATACCGTGGTACTGCGCCAGTACCATCGCCTGCTCAGTACCAGCCGACGGCGACCTGGGCCTCTTCCGACATGCGGTCCGGCGTCCACGGCGGGTCGAAAGTCATTTCGACCTCAACGCCCGACACGCCCTCGACGGCGCCGACGGCGTTTTCGACCCAACCGGGCATTTCGCCGGCAACCGGGCAGCCGGGCGCGGTGAGCGTCATCATGATCTTCACCATCCGGTCGTCCTCGATGTCGATCTTGTAGACCAGACCGAGTTCGAAGATGTCGGCGGGAATTTCGGGATCGTAGACGGTCTTCAGCGCGCTGATGACGTCGTCGCTGAGCCGCGCCAGCTCATCGGCCGGGATGCTGGAATGCACGATGCCTTCGCGCACGTCGATCTTTTGTTCGCTTTCGTCCAGGCTCATCAACGATACTCCTCAGGCAAAGAACTTGCGCGCATATTCCAGCGCATCGGCCAGCGTATCGACCTCGGCACGGGTATTGTACATGCCGAAGGATGCACGGCATGTGGAGGTGACGCCGAAGCGTTTCAAGAGCGGCATGGCGCAATGCGTGCCGGCTCGCACGGCAACCCCCTGGCGGTCGATCACCATCGAGACGTCATGGGCATGGATGCCGGCGAGTTCGAAAGAGAAGATGCTCCCCTTCTCGGGCGCCGTCCCGAACATCCGCAGCGAATTGATCGATCTGAGGCGCTCGGCCGCGTAAGCCGCAAGGTCGGCCTCATGGCGGGCGATCGCCTCACGG from Rhizobium lentis carries:
- a CDS encoding amino acid ABC transporter permease, yielding MSTKLFELLLQASIYTVTISVVSILIGFAIAIIVSAMLLSRQRLFVLPGKIFISFFRGVPLLVQLLLIYNLLPVIGINVPSIVAAIVGLSLCTAAYQAENLRGGFASVPSGLVESAEMVGLTPMQIFRRIKAPIALRLTFPALVNEAILILKASSLVSVVGIVELTRMAQDLAGSTFLPLEIFASAGLIYLAINWIVALAGGLIERSLPGVPR
- a CDS encoding flagellar basal body protein; its protein translation is MSISSLAGTALLGMRAQTTRISAIASNVANSSTPGYNRLNTSLTSVASGSVEAIDGPTDSDVDPATELTDLIEAEQSYKANAMFFETGADIWEMLMSIKRD
- a CDS encoding amino acid ABC transporter ATP-binding protein; amino-acid sequence: MSVPAIAVKNLVKTFGDSTVLNGIDLDIAQGQVSCVIGPSGSGKSTLLRCMAFLEESTKGTIAVNGEVLGFAENANGVRERLPAAANRRIRAQIGMVFQQFNLWPHMTALGNVSEALKTVHKTNRKDAEERAMAQLAKVGLEGRANHYPSQLSGGQQQRVAIARALALNPKIMLFDEPTSSLDPELTGEVLNVMRDLAAEGMTMVVVSHEIGFAATVGQQIIFLDHGKVLFTGSPQEVFKRPRNPRLEQFLDTYIDRGASMLL
- the sufA gene encoding Fe-S cluster assembly scaffold SufA; this encodes MGFAVMSMTDGAAARVKAIVENSGPEAKGVRVGIKKGGCAGMEYTIDLVTEPNAKDDLIERDGAKVWVEPSAVLYLLGTEMGFEQTTLRSGFTFTNPNQTSACGCGESVELKPADLAALAAQRQSEPAHS
- a CDS encoding SUF system Fe-S cluster assembly protein, with translation MSLDESEQKIDVREGIVHSSIPADELARLSDDVISALKTVYDPEIPADIFELGLVYKIDIEDDRMVKIMMTLTAPGCPVAGEMPGWVENAVGAVEGVSGVEVEMTFDPPWTPDRMSEEAQVAVGWY
- a CDS encoding amino acid ABC transporter permease — protein: MTFDINVIFSHLPEIASGAFVTIVIWIVAALAAAVLGFLVAVARRFGGVLLDRAFGIVIAVLRGTPFLIQIFLVYYGGPFIGLSLNPIPAGVVGLSIYGAAYFSEIFRSGFAAVPKGHIEAGLCVGLTHTQIVRRILLPEMTMLVLPPSLNMTIILMKETAVLSIITVPELTATLSAIGSQQYAFVEALFVLALFYWALVEITGWLGRLAETKLTRFRFFNI